A single genomic interval of Oryctolagus cuniculus chromosome 19, mOryCun1.1, whole genome shotgun sequence harbors:
- the LOC138847125 gene encoding zymogen granule membrane protein 16-like isoform X2, with the protein MWTFMLLGLLCASASASAIQARSSSYSGEYGRGGGEPFSHSGLQLEGPITAIRVRVDSRYIAGLQVRYGQVWSDYVGGNLGDLEEIFLHPGESVIEVSGSYGNYLKTLNFFTNYGRILSFGKDTGVIFYAVPLDLDVVLRFISGRAGLFVNAIGLHWDTIPETTPATAEPASSVAGPRGGV; encoded by the exons ATGTGGACCTTCATGCTCCTGGGCCTTCTCTGTGCCTCGGCCTCTGCCAGTGCCA tCCAGGCCAGGTCCTCCTCCTACAGTGGCGAGTacggaaggggaggaggagagccaTTCTCCCACTCCGGCCTCCAGCTGGAAGGGCCCATCACAGCCATCCGTGTCCGGGTTGACAGCCGCTATATTGCGGG TCTCCAGGTGCGCTATGGCCAGGTGTGGAGCGACTACGTGGGTGgcaacctgggagacctggaggagatctTTCTGCACCCAGGGGAGTCAGTGATCGAggtgtctgggtcatatggtaactaTCTGAAGACCCTGAACTTTTTCACCAACTACGGTCGCATCCTGTCCTTTGGGAAAGACACAGGCGTAATCTTCTATGCTGTCCCCTTGGACCTGGATGTCGTGCTACGATTCATCAGTGGCCGAGCTGGCTTATTCGTCAACGCCATTGGCCTGCACTGGGACACCATCCCAGAAACTACCCCAGCAACTGCTGAGCCCGCCTCCTCCGTGGCAGGGCCCCGTGGTGGGGTGTGA
- the LOC100358477 gene encoding zymogen granule membrane protein 16-like translates to MWTFMLLGLLCASASASAIQARSSSYSGEYGSGGGEPFSHSGLQLEGPITAIRVRVNSFNIVGLQVRYGQVWSDYVGGKLGDLEIFLHPGESVITVSGSYSNYLKTLNFVTDEGRFLSFGKDTGIMLYAVPLHPNTVL, encoded by the exons ATGTGGACCTTCATGCTCCTGGGCCTTCTCTGTGCCTCGGCCTCTGCCAGTGCCA tCCAGGCCAGGTCCTCCTCCTACAGTGGTGAGTAcggaagtggaggaggagagcCATTCTCCCACTCCGGCCTCCAGCTGGAAGGCCCCATCACAGCCATCCGTGTCCGGGTCAACAGCTTCAATATCGTGGG TCTCCAGGTGCGCTATGGCCAGGTGTGGAGCGACTACGTGGGTGGcaagctgggagacctggagatcTTTCTGCACCCAGGGGAGTCAGTCATCACGGTGTCTGGGTCATACAGCAACTATCTGAAGACGCTGAACTTTGTGACTGACGAGGGTCGCTTCCTTTCCTTTGGGAAAGACACAGGCATAATGTTGTATGCTGTCCCCTTGCACCCAAACACCGTGCTCTGA
- the LOC127489596 gene encoding zymogen granule membrane protein 16-like, producing the protein MWTFMLLGLLCASASASAIQARASSYSGEYGSPGGEPFSHSGLQLEGPITAIRVRVNSFNIVGLQVRYGQVWSDYVGGKLGDLEEIFLHPGESVIQVSGKYKNYLKTLNFYTDEGRILSFGKGTGASFNAVPLDLDAVLRFISGRAGLFITAIGLHWDTIPETAEPASSVAGPCGGV; encoded by the exons ATGTGGACCTTCATGCTCCTGGGCCTTCTCTGTGCCTCGGCCTCTGCCAGTGCCA tCCAGGCCAGGGCCTCCTCCTACAGTGGCGAGTACGGAAGTCCAGGAGGAGAGCCATTCTCCCACTCCGGCCTCCAGCTGGAAGGGCCCATCACAGCCATCCGTGTCCGGGTCAACAGCTTCAATATTGTGGG TCTCCAGGTGCGCTATGGCCAGGTGTGGAGCgactatgtgggtggcaagctgggagacctggaggagatctTTCTGCACCCAGGGGAGTCGGTGATCCAGGTGTCTGGGAAGTACAAAAACTATCTGAAGACCCTGAACTTTTATACCGATGAGGGTCGCATCCTTTCCTTTGGGAAAGGCACGGGTGCGAGCTTCAACGCTGTCCCCTTGGACCTGGACGCCGTGCTCCGATTCATCAGTGGCCGAGCTGGCTTATTCATCACCGCCATTGGCCTGCACTGGGACACCATCCCAGAAACTGCTGAGCCCGCCTCCTCCGTGGCAGGGCCCTGTGGTGGGGTGTGA